A single Nicotiana tabacum cultivar K326 chromosome 5, ASM71507v2, whole genome shotgun sequence DNA region contains:
- the LOC107782576 gene encoding vicianin hydrolase-like codes for MPIFSCVLYIMSIALTRTCTIGRRSKPTMAIRRILMSFCSFYLVLILNLFVLTNATVPAKRFVSPFNRTSFPSDFVFGAASAAYQIEGGARQGGRGPSIWDTFTHKHPEKIFDRSIGDVAVDFYHRYKEDIRLLKEVGMKAFRLSISWSRILPHGKVSKGVNPVGIKFYNNVINELISNGLTPFVTLFHWDTPQTLEDEYGGFLSSKIAKDFGDYADICFKEFGDRVKHWITLNEPLSYSMFGYARGTFAPGRCSSYVGNCTEGDSATEPYIVAHNMLLARATGIKVYKEKYQKTQKGQIGVTLVTHWFVPKTKTPQGRKAQLKALDFFLGWFLDPITYGDYPASMRANVGRRLPKFTLQQSKLVKGSMDFLGMNYYTTYYASPMLSVPRVNLSYTTDNHVDMTAEKDGKPIGTPTALNWLYIYPRGIYDLMLYIKQKYKNPPIYITENGMADANNSTLPLKQALKDDLRIRYYEGHLWFLSKAIKAGANVKGHFAWSFLDDYEWDAGFTVRFGITFVDYKNGLKRYLKKSAYWYNKFLLNTGK; via the exons ATGCCTATTTTCAGTTGTGTTCTATATATAATGTCAATTGCATTAACAAGAACTTGCACCATAGGTAGAAGAAGCAAACCAACAATGGCTATCAGAAGAATCTTGATGAGCTTCTGCTCCTTCTACCTTGTACTGATTCTTAATCTTTTTGTTCTTACCAATGCTACAGTCCCGGCAAAGCGATTCGTTTCTCCGTTTAACAGGACAAGTTTCCCTTCTGATTTCGTATTTGGTGCTGCTTCAGCTGCTTACCAG ATTGAAGGAGGAGCTCGTCAAGGAGGTAGGGGACCTAGTATATGGGATACTTTCACGCACAAGCACCCAG AAAAGATATTTGACCGTTCTATCGGAGATGTCGCTGTTGATTTCTATCACCGTTACA AAGAAGACATACGTCTACTTAAGGAAGTTGGTATGAAAGCATTCAGGTTATCCATCTCTTGGTCTCGCATTTTACCAC ATGGGAAAGTAAGCAAAGGAGTGAATCCAGTAGGCATAAAATTCTACAATAATGTCATCAATGAGCTTATCTCCAATG gtttGACGCCATTTGTAACGCTTTTCCACTGGGACACACCACAAACCCTTGAGGACGAATATGGAGGGTTTCTCAGTTCCAAAATAGC GAAGGACTTTGGGGACTATGCGGACATTTGCTTCAAAGAATTTGGTGATAGGGTAAAGCACTGGATCACCTTGAATGAGCCATTATCTTATAGCATGTTCGGATACGCAAGAGGTACCTTTGCACCAGGAAGATGTTCGAGTTATGTTGGTAACTGTACGGAGGGTGATTCTGCCACTGAGCCATATATTGTAGCTCACAACATGCTTCTTGCCCGTGCAACCGGTATCAAAGTATATAAAGAAAAATATCAG AAAACTCAGAAAGGACAGATAGGAGTCACTCTGGTGACTCACTGGTTCGTGCCTAAAACAAAGACACCTCAGGGACGCAAGGCCCAATTAAAAGCTCTTGATTTTTTCCTAGGATG GTTTTTGGATCCAATTACATACGGTGACTACCCAGCCAGCATGCGAGCTAATGTAGGACGTCGGCTCCCGAAATTCACACTGCAGCAGTCAAAGTTAGTGAAAGGATCGATGGATTTCCTAGGAATGAATTACTATACTACTTACTATGCATCTCCAATGCTATCTGTCCCTAGAGTTAATCTTAGCTACACTACAGACAATCATGTAGATATGACTG CTGAAAAGGACGGAAAACCTATCGGTACACCG ACTGCCTTGAATTGGCTTTACATTTATCCAAGAGGAATATATGATCTCATGCTTTACATCAAGCAAAAGTACAAGAATCCTCCCATCTACATCACTGAAAATG GAATGGCAGATGCCAACAATAGCACATTGCCACTTAAACAAGCCCTTAAGGATGATTTAAGGATAAGGTATTACGAGGGACACCTATGGTTTCTGTCAAAAGCCATAAA GGCGGGGGCAAATGTGAAAGGACATTTTGCATGGTCATTCTTAGATGACTATGAATGGGATGCTGGTTTCACTGTCCGATTTGGCATCACTTTTGTTGACTACAAAAATGGACTTAAAAGATACCTCAAGAAATCTGCTTATTGGTACAACAAGTTCCTCTTGAATACTGGCAAATAA